A genome region from Polypterus senegalus isolate Bchr_013 chromosome 7, ASM1683550v1, whole genome shotgun sequence includes the following:
- the LOC120532168 gene encoding oxytocin-neurophysin 1-like — MPDSALPLCLLGLLALSSACYIQNCPRGGKRSFLDTSPRPCPSCGPSGRGRCFGPSICCAEELGCYIGTPESAPCQEENYLASPCETGGKACGMEEEGHCAVPGICCNEDSCALDSFCLDDDSNKRHNSLENMAQMGGDLLMRIMHLAKTQSPGAGRSQQF; from the exons ATGCCAGACTCTGCCTTGCCTCTCTGTCTCCTCGGTCTTCTCGCTTTGTCCTCTGCCTGCTACATACAGAACTGCCCGAGAGGTGGCAAACGCTCCTTTCTGGACACGAGCCCAAGACCG TGCCCTTCATGTGGACCCAGTGGCAGAGGGCGCTGCTTTGGCCCCAGTAtctgctgtgcagaagagctggGCTGTTACATTGGCACCCCTGAGAGTGCACCATGTCAAGAAGAAAATTACTTGGCTTCACCCTGTGAGACTGGAGGAAAGGCCTGTGGGATGGAGGAAGAGGGACACTGTGCAGTGCCAGGGATATGCTGTAATGAAG ATAGCTGTGCCCTGGACTCCTTTTGTCTGGATGATGACagcaataaaagacacaattcaTTAGAAAATATGGCTCAGATGGGAGGTGACCTACTGATGCGAATTATGCACTTGGCAAAAACACAGTCACCAGGGGCTGGCAGGTCCCAGCAGTTTTAG